The region CATGGTCTAGTGTATGATTATATCGTGGGTTTAAATGGAGCAGTTATTGTCTCAAGTGATGGACAAGTTGTCTTTCGTCAGACGATAAAAAATGAAATAGCTAAACAAATTGTTGAGCTTATTCAAGAAAAAAAAATAACACAATATATGGTCACAGATGGATTAAATGGCCATTATTATACGACGTTTCATTTATTTAAAAGGGAATACTACCTATTTAAGATTTTGAAATGGACACATCGTTTGTTTAACTTAACGTTAACACAGGCACTTGAGCAACCAGTGGCCCAGATTGCAGTGAAAACGAACAGTCATGAAGAGGCTATTCAATTTGCCAAGATTATTAATGAAACGTTTGGTCATGAAGTAGTGGCCTATGCCAATTTACTACATGTCGATATTTGTGCCAAAAACTTATCAAAAGCAAGTGGGGTTTTTGAGGTGGCTAAGCGTCATCGAATTGAAACAGATGCGATTTATTGTATTGGTGATAGTTTTAATGATTTACCGATGATTGAGGCCTATCATGGCTTAACCATGATTGAAGCCGTTGATGATCTTAAGAAGCAAGCAGAAGCCGTTTTTAAAACGGTAAGTGAAGCATTTATCTATGCAAAAGAAAAGGTTTAGTCCAGGAGTGGGCTAAACCTTTTTCAATGGAGTCAAGATGACTTTTTGAAATATCATCATTTTACGGTATAAAATCAAGTCAAATATCACTACACTAAAAGAACGAAGAAAGGATGACTGACTATGATTATAATTGATTCAAAAACCCCACTCGATCTCTTTGAATTTGGTGTTATTTGTTATTGTCCAGATGCCAAGGAACTATCTGAACATGGACTGGTGATTAACCGAATGAATGAGTTTGAGTATTTAATTGGAAGGATCGATTTTATGCCGGATGAAACCCCATCAACAAAAGACTGGTTATTTGATAGATATCATCCAGGTATGATTTGGAGATGTCCAGAGGTATTAAAAGAGGCCTTGCTTGATCAAACCTTATTATTTCAAGATATCATCAGTCATTGGCTTCGAGCAGATGAATCCATTGGATTAATTAATACAGCTTTTAAAGTGGCATCCCTAACGTTATTAAATGATTACTTTCCACGAAAGGACTTAGTGATTCAATCATTAAATACGATTTTTTTAACGGAATCTCAACTCCTTAAAGAGATTCCCCTTCGTCAATCTGCCTTTTTTAAAGATCAATATGAGGGACAGTGGATTATTAGTCGAATTAATGTTTCACTATTATGTTTGGTTCAAGTTTTCTATGAGGCAACAAATTCGACTTTAAAGCTAATATCAGAAGCTTTTATGATTAACGAACTCGCTCTTTTGGTGAAGAAAGATCAGTTTAATGAGATGGAATGGGAAGAACTGACTTTAGCACAAGTACTTCTATTGAAAAACGTCATGCAACAGTCTTGCTCGCATCAAGAATTAAGTGAGCCTTTTAAACAAGCATTTCGAGTTTATCCGATGACAGACGTTCAAAACTGGATGAGTCCTCTTAAATTAAACCTAAATAAGTAACGATTAGGTTAAATTTAAAAAGATAGGGCATAGGCACTCAACTATTAACTCGTTGTTGGATATAATAACGTGACACAGTAGAAGAAGGAGGGGAGTTTATGTTCTATCGAAATTTAGCACCGGTGATTCCAATGATTTTGATGTCCAATCAGTTCCATCGACGTCCTGAACATCAAAATCATTCAAATTATGGAAGTGGTCAATTTAATTCAAGTCATGAAGAAGATGGATTTTTTGAAAATGACGAGATGTTTGGAGGTGGAGTTGTGGGACCATTATTAGTGGGAGGATTAACCGGCGTAGCACTAGCCAGTCTTTTTGGAAACAAACAAGCATATGCAGCGACACCATATCCAACACAAAGTGCATACCCAATGCAAAGTGCATACCCAATGCAAAGTACGTACCCAATGCAAAGTGGGTATGCGTACCCAGTATCAACTTACCAACCACCTATTCAAGCAAGTGCCCCCTATTATCAACAGGTACCGATGGTAACTCAATCGATGCCAACTCAAGCACAAATTGTGAAGCCAAATACCGTTTCACAAGTGCAAGGGGGGGAACCTAAAATGCCGGCCATTCAAAATATGCCAAATGATATTACGATTCAAAAGCTAGGACAAGCTTATGTAACAAATCCACCGATGCCAAGCAATCAAGTCACGAATTCGATGCCTTATTACATGTTTTCAATTCGTAAAGAGCTACCCGATGAGATGAGAGGAATCATGCCTTTGCAAGGAAATATGATGTATCGTGTGATAGCTAGTCAACAGATTTGGACTGTGATCCCAAGTTATACATCTGTCAGTTATTTAGGATGAATGAGGCAAACCGACGAAGTTACTTCTTCGGTTTTTTTTATTGTTTTCGTATATTGATTAGGTACGCAAGGAATACTAAATGATATACAAAAAAAAGGTAGTGAGAGCTATGACAGTCACATTAATGATTCAAATTGCATTAATTCTTTGTGTAATCAGCATCAGTATTCTAGGAGTTTTTGAAGTGATGATGTATGATGCTTTTGAACAGGAAATAACAGAAATCCGTGATGAACTCGAATCCTTAGAGGAATAAAAAAAGTAATCTCGATAGATTACCTTTTAATGAGGAGAAATAGTGAAGTAAATTTGGTTGAAAATCGGAAGACCGTTGTTCCAAAGCTTAAGGAAATAATCCGTCGTTATCGTCCGATTGCCAGGGTGCCCATTATTTTCATCGAATGATTTAAGGGAGTCAAAAAAGTACATTTCATTTGTCGTGTCATCATATCCAACCAGTGTCATATAATGCTGCCAATTTAAAGAGTTTCCAATTAGGACGATAATTGGAGTTCCGGCCGTTAGTCGTGTTTTTAATGTTTCAAGGCTCCCCGTAAACATTTCAATGTTGTAGGCAGAATCCTTAAAATAGTTCAGGATTCCTTTGGGAAGAACATATCCTGAGACTGGAATTTTATAGTTGAGTTGATGATAGATATTCAGACCTGTTTGGCTTTCATGATAATGGCGAAGAACGTAAGCAATCGAGAAGGCGGAACATTCATTTATGATTTGTGTTTCAAAGGAATTCTCTTGCTCAATTGAAAAAGAAGAAGGAAAGGATATAGGAATTTTATCGTGTTTTGGAAAGGGGGATAAAAAATATAGAGTTAATAAGAGCATCATCATCAAAATGCCTAAGCTTGTATAAATGAATTTTTTCAATAAAATCACTCCTTTTTATTTAAATTATACTATAATTCTGTAAAAAAGGAAAATAAAGTAATTTAATCGAATTATGTCTAAAAAACATCACTCTAAAGGCTTATAACCAGTGATGTTTTTTTTCTTTAATTTAATAATCGGTATGTAATAAAATGAATGGTAGAAGTGGCAATTAATGTTAGTCAAAAGGTAGGTGATTTGCGATGATTCGATGGATAGTAGGGGCTATTCCGAGTGCTTTACTCATTATTTTTACTCATTTTATTATATGGTTAAATGAAGATCCAACCCTGTATCCGAGTAGGACATACTCTCTTGTATTTATCCTCACAAATTTACTTTTATTTTTCATTCAAGCTGTTACTTGCTCGGCATTACATCTTTCTAAATGTTTAATGTTAGGGATTTATTGTTTTATCACCATTCTATTGATTCTCTTTAATTTACTTTTCATTAAATTTCAATGGGTTTTGGAGTACCTCATCTTGCTGACGGTACTTTATTTCATTTATTGTTTGTTTGAGCATAGAAAGCGAATAAAAAAAGATTATGAGCTGTTGTAATTCATGAGTTAAATTGAGCACTTACCAGGCTAATAGAAGTTTAAGAAGTAGATAATGAAATAAAAATAGTTTAGAATGGATTGTAAGATAAACGCTAGATGGAGTGGGTAGAGTTGTTTTTAGGAATAGGTGATAAAGTAAAGAAATGTCGTACAGTATATGCTTTAAAACAAGCTTCGTTTTCTAAATTTGGGATTAGTCAGCATTATTTAAGTATGATTGAAAGCCAAAAACGGCAACCTACACTCGAAATGATTGATCAAATTTATGATGCATTTTATATATTAACTAATGGGGAAATTAAAAATTTATATACAAAAGAAACGTTTAGATACACAGAGGAAGAACAAGCCTTTGCTTATTTAACAAAAAAATGTCAAACTGAAAGAATCCCACTGCATTATCACGAGTCATTAAAAATTGCACAGCAATTTAATTTATGTGATCTTTTATACCGTTTAAATGTTGGAATGGGTGAACATTACCAATCTATTCTACAATATGAAGTGTCGACTAATTATTTTATGAAAGCCATTCATGTTGCAAATGGTATCCATTGTAATTTAGCCTACTGTTATCATCAATTAGGTCATAATATGAAAGAAACCGATAATTATAAAGTTGCCTTAATGTACTATTCATTGGCTGCCCAGTATACAGATGATAAGATGACTGCCTATTACTACCGTTTACGATATAATATGGCTTGAATAAATTTAGAACTTGAGAAGTATGCAGAAGGTTTGGAAGAAATAGAATCAATTTTAATTCAGTGTCAGGACAGTGAGACCCTCGCTGGAACATTAATGTTAAAATATTATGCTTTTATCAAAATGAAGAGATATCAAGAAGCTTATGAGTTGATAATTGACTTTATAAATAGGGAAAAATATGAGTATTATAAGGGAATGGCTTATCATAACTTAGGAGGGGTATTAATGCTAAATCAGAATTATGAAGAAGCCTTAGTTACAGTTCAAAAAGCTATTAAAATCAGAAAAACGCTCTTCCAACGTCAATTATCTAGACTTTTAGAGGGTAAAATTTATTTTTTATTAGATCAATATGAAGAAGCTAAGCAATGTTTTCTTGAATCGAAAGAAGAAATTATGGAAGGGGGAAATCAACGCTATGTAAAGGAGTGGTATGAATTCTCACTGAAGTTAGCTTATTCAATGAGTGACAAATCGCAACTCTCAATGTTGTTAGGTGAAATGAGAGATTTGGTGAAAAAAGGATGTTTAAGCGAAGCATTTTTAAATGGGCTTAAATTGGAGCTAATTAGATGGTATTGCCAAAGCGAATGCGATGAACTAGATGAAATGAAACGAGATTGTCTAACGATGATTTCAATCTAGACCATGATGAGAGTCATGGTCTTTTTGCGTACAATTTGATACAATAGATGAGTACTTTAAAAACGTGGAGGATGAACTCATGAGCAAACAATTAGTGTTAGCTGAAAAACCATCCGTTGGACGCGATATTGCACGCGTGCTAAACTGCCAAAAACAAGGCAATGGTTATTTAGAAGGAAAAGATTATATCGTAACGTGGGCGCTTGGACATTTGGTGACGCTTGCTGATCCTGAAGCTTACGATGTGAAATATAAATCATGGAATTTAGAAGATTTACCGATGTTACCTAAGCATTTTAAATTAGTGGTGATGCCAAAAACTTCAAAACAATTTAAAGCGGTTAAAGAACAGATGTTAAGAAAAGATGTGTCTGCTATTGTTATTGCAACAGATGCAGGACGTGAAGGAGAATTAGTCGCGCGTTGGATCATTGAAAAAGTTGGGGTTAAAAAGCCGATTAAACGTTTATGGATTTCATCTGTAACGGATAAAGCAATTAAAGAGGGATTTAAATCATTAAAAGATGGACATCTTTATGATAATTTATATGCTTCAGCCATCGCCCGTTCAGAAGCGGATTGGATTGTTGGAATGAATGCAACACGCGCTTTGACAACGAAACATAATGCTTCTTTATCATGTGGACGTGTTCAAACCCCAACGCTTGCCATGATTGCTAAACGTGAAGATGAAATTAAACAATTTAAATCAAAACCTTTCTTTGGAATCAGTGCGATTAGTCATGGATTAAAGTTAACGTGGCAAGATAGTAAGTCAAAAGATGTTAAAACGTTTGATGAAGATAAAGTGACAGCCCTATTAACGACCTTAAATCAGCAACCAGCCATCATTGAGAAGGTAACGAAAGTTGAGAAAAAAGAGTATGCTAAAGGATTGTATGATTTAACAGAATTACAACGTGATGCGAACCGTTTATTTGGTTTCTCAGCGAAAGAAACGTTATCAATTATGCAAAAATTATATGAGCAACATAAAGCTCTGACGTATCCTCGTACCGATTCTCGTTATATCTCAAGTGATATTGTTGAAACGTTACCGGATCGTTTAAAAGCGGTGGCCATTGGTCCTTATCGTGGGGCAGCTAACGGATTATTAAAATCAAAAATCGTAGC is a window of Turicibacter sanguinis DNA encoding:
- a CDS encoding HAD-IIB family hydrolase is translated as MKLFASDYDGTYCKHTKLGRQQLKENIKATKEWQEMGNLFIFATGRPISLMKIEQKIHGLVYDYIVGLNGAVIVSSDGQVVFRQTIKNEIAKQIVELIQEKKITQYMVTDGLNGHYYTTFHLFKREYYLFKILKWTHRLFNLTLTQALEQPVAQIAVKTNSHEEAIQFAKIINETFGHEVVAYANLLHVDICAKNLSKASGVFEVAKRHRIETDAIYCIGDSFNDLPMIEAYHGLTMIEAVDDLKKQAEAVFKTVSEAFIYAKEKV
- a CDS encoding C39 family peptidase, whose product is MKKFIYTSLGILMMMLLLTLYFLSPFPKHDKIPISFPSSFSIEQENSFETQIINECSAFSIAYVLRHYHESQTGLNIYHQLNYKIPVSGYVLPKGILNYFKDSAYNIEMFTGSLETLKTRLTAGTPIIVLIGNSLNWQHYMTLVGYDDTTNEMYFFDSLKSFDENNGHPGNRTITTDYFLKLWNNGLPIFNQIYFTISPH
- a CDS encoding helix-turn-helix domain-containing protein — protein: MFLGIGDKVKKCRTVYALKQASFSKFGISQHYLSMIESQKRQPTLEMIDQIYDAFYILTNGEIKNLYTKETFRYTEEEQAFAYLTKKCQTERIPLHYHESLKIAQQFNLCDLLYRLNVGMGEHYQSILQYEVSTNYFMKAIHVANGIHCNLAYCYHQLGHNMKETDNYKVALMYYSLAAQYTDDKMTAYYYRLRYNMA
- a CDS encoding tetratricopeptide repeat protein, with translation MAYHNLGGVLMLNQNYEEALVTVQKAIKIRKTLFQRQLSRLLEGKIYFLLDQYEEAKQCFLESKEEIMEGGNQRYVKEWYEFSLKLAYSMSDKSQLSMLLGEMRDLVKKGCLSEAFLNGLKLELIRWYCQSECDELDEMKRDCLTMISI